The following proteins are encoded in a genomic region of Oceanisphaera profunda:
- the argH gene encoding argininosuccinate lyase, whose product MALWGGRFSQAADAKFQQFNDSLRFDYRLAEQDIVGSIAWSSALCKAGVLTTDEQQKIELALNDLKLQVMQDPSQILQSDAEDIHSWVEGQLISVVGDLGKKLHTGRSRNDQVATDLKLWCKQQVPPLLAKIDELQKQLVTVARQQQATVLPGYTHLQRAQPVTFAHWCLAYVEMLERDFTRLQDAQKRMDTCPLGSGALAGTGFPIDRHELAHSLGFSSPTRNSLDSVSDRDHVLELMNCAANSMMHLSRFAEDLIFYNSGESGFIELSDRVTSGSSLMPQKKNPDALELIRGKTGRVFGAYAGMMMTLKALPLAYNKDMQEDKEGLFDALDTWHDCLEMAEMVLHDIKLNEDKTREAAQGGYSNATEMADYLVNKGIPFREAHHIVGAIVVHAIAKKLPMEELPLADFKEFSPLIEDDVFGKLSLESSLASRCALGGVAPDQVEFALTSAERRLTQRDSSGINVRSARLTDLDAIERLVNYWANVGENLPRDRKDLVKAVGEFAVTEVQGQISGCASLYVYDTGLAEVRSLGVEPGFQNQGQGRALVEKVLQKAEDLSIDKVIVLTRVPEFFMKQGFTMTSKSMLPEKVMKDCDMCPRQHACDEVALEILLKDKASLRK is encoded by the coding sequence ATGGCACTTTGGGGTGGGCGTTTCAGTCAGGCGGCAGATGCCAAATTTCAGCAGTTTAATGATTCACTGCGTTTCGATTACCGCTTGGCGGAGCAAGACATTGTCGGCTCTATCGCTTGGTCTAGTGCCCTGTGCAAAGCCGGTGTATTAACCACAGACGAGCAACAAAAAATTGAGCTGGCCTTAAATGATCTGAAACTACAGGTGATGCAAGACCCCAGCCAGATTTTGCAATCTGATGCCGAAGACATTCACTCTTGGGTGGAAGGTCAGCTGATCAGTGTAGTGGGCGACTTAGGTAAGAAGCTGCACACCGGCCGTAGTCGTAATGACCAAGTCGCCACCGATCTTAAGTTATGGTGTAAACAGCAAGTGCCCCCTTTGCTGGCTAAAATTGACGAGCTGCAAAAGCAATTGGTTACCGTAGCACGTCAGCAGCAAGCGACCGTGTTGCCAGGTTATACGCACTTACAGCGTGCTCAGCCGGTGACTTTTGCCCATTGGTGCTTAGCTTACGTGGAAATGCTGGAGCGTGACTTCACCCGTCTGCAAGATGCCCAAAAGCGCATGGACACTTGTCCGCTGGGCAGTGGCGCCTTGGCCGGTACTGGCTTCCCGATTGACCGTCATGAATTAGCCCATTCATTAGGCTTCTCATCTCCAACTCGCAATAGCTTGGATTCAGTGTCAGATCGCGACCATGTATTAGAGCTGATGAACTGTGCCGCTAACTCCATGATGCACTTATCACGCTTTGCCGAAGACTTGATCTTCTACAATTCCGGCGAGTCTGGCTTTATCGAATTATCCGATCGTGTCACTTCTGGCTCTTCACTGATGCCGCAAAAGAAAAACCCTGATGCACTAGAGCTGATCCGTGGTAAGACCGGCCGGGTATTCGGTGCCTATGCCGGCATGATGATGACCCTTAAAGCACTGCCTTTGGCGTATAACAAAGATATGCAAGAAGACAAAGAAGGGCTGTTTGATGCGCTCGATACTTGGCATGACTGTTTAGAAATGGCCGAGATGGTATTGCACGACATTAAGCTCAACGAAGACAAAACCCGTGAAGCGGCCCAGGGCGGTTATTCTAACGCCACCGAAATGGCCGATTACTTAGTGAATAAAGGCATTCCGTTCCGTGAAGCACACCACATAGTAGGTGCAATCGTGGTACATGCCATTGCTAAGAAGCTGCCGATGGAAGAATTACCATTGGCGGACTTTAAAGAGTTTAGCCCGCTTATTGAAGACGATGTATTTGGCAAGCTGTCATTAGAGTCTAGTCTTGCCAGCCGTTGTGCCTTAGGTGGCGTAGCGCCGGATCAAGTGGAGTTTGCGCTGACCAGTGCTGAGCGTCGTCTGACCCAGCGTGACAGCTCTGGCATTAATGTGCGCAGCGCCCGCTTAACCGACTTAGATGCCATAGAGCGCTTGGTAAACTACTGGGCCAACGTGGGTGAGAACTTGCCCCGCGACCGTAAAGATTTGGTCAAAGCAGTAGGGGAGTTCGCGGTAACCGAAGTACAAGGCCAGATCAGCGGCTGTGCGTCTTTATATGTTTACGACACAGGTCTTGCCGAAGTGCGCTCGCTGGGCGTAGAGCCAGGCTTTCAGAATCAGGGTCAAGGCCGAGCTTTGGTAGAGAAAGTGCTGCAAAAAGCCGAAGACCTGTCTATTGATAAGGTTATCGTGTTAACGCGGGTACCTGAGTTCTTTATGAAGCAGGGCTTTACCATGACCAGTAAGTCAATGTTGCCCGAGAAAGTGATGAAAGACTGCGACATGTGTCCTCGTCAGCACGCCTGTGATGAAGTAGCACTGGAAATTTTGCTGAAAGATAAGGCAAGCTTGCGCAAGTAA
- the rpsJ gene encoding 30S ribosomal protein S10, whose protein sequence is MQNQRIRIRLKAFDHRLIDQSTAEIVETAKRTGAQVRGPIPLPTRKERFTVLTSPHVNKDARDQYEIRTHKRLVDIVEPTDKTVDALMRLDLAAGVDVQISLG, encoded by the coding sequence ATGCAGAACCAAAGAATTCGTATCCGCCTGAAGGCGTTCGATCACCGTCTGATCGATCAGTCTACTGCGGAAATCGTAGAAACTGCTAAGCGCACTGGCGCCCAGGTACGTGGTCCTATTCCATTGCCTACTCGCAAAGAGCGCTTCACCGTACTGACATCTCCACACGTGAATAAAGATGCACGTGATCAGTATGAAATTCGTACTCACAAGCGTTTGGTCGACATCGTCGAGCCAACTGATAAAACAGTTGACGCATTGATGAGACTGGATCTGGCTGCTGGCGTTGACGTCCAGATCAGCCTGGGCTAA
- the rplC gene encoding 50S ribosomal protein L3, whose protein sequence is MAIGLVGRKLGMTRVFTEDGVSIPVTVIEIDANRVTQVKTLESDGYQAIQVTTGVKKAIRVTKPQAGLFAKAGVEAGRGLWEFRLGSGEGEGIEVGTQLNVDIFNDVKKVDVTGTSKGKGFAGTVKRWNFSMQDATHGNSLSHRVPGSIGQNQSPGKVFKGKKMAGHMGAERVTTQNLEVVRVDVDRNLLLIKGAVPGATNGSVIVKPAVKS, encoded by the coding sequence ATGGCAATCGGTCTAGTTGGTCGTAAGCTAGGTATGACCCGCGTCTTCACTGAAGACGGTGTGTCCATCCCAGTTACCGTTATCGAAATAGATGCCAACCGTGTTACCCAGGTGAAAACACTGGAATCGGATGGCTACCAAGCTATTCAGGTGACAACTGGCGTCAAGAAAGCGATTCGTGTCACCAAGCCACAAGCGGGTTTATTCGCTAAAGCTGGCGTGGAAGCGGGCCGCGGTCTGTGGGAATTCCGCCTGGGTTCAGGTGAAGGCGAAGGTATCGAAGTTGGTACTCAGCTGAATGTTGACATCTTCAACGATGTTAAAAAAGTAGACGTTACTGGCACTTCTAAAGGTAAGGGTTTTGCAGGTACTGTTAAGCGCTGGAACTTCAGCATGCAGGACGCTACCCATGGTAACTCTCTGTCACACCGTGTTCCTGGTTCAATTGGTCAAAACCAATCACCAGGTAAAGTGTTCAAAGGCAAGAAAATGGCCGGACACATGGGTGCAGAGCGTGTTACTACGCAAAACCTAGAAGTTGTTCGCGTTGATGTTGATCGTAACTTACTGCTCATTAAAGGTGCAGTACCAGGTGCGACTAACGGCAGCGTGATCGTTAAACCTGCCGTTAAATCGTAA
- the rplD gene encoding 50S ribosomal protein L4 yields the protein MELVMKDAQAALEVSETTFGREFNEALVHQVVVAYAAGARQGTRAQKTRSEVSGGGKKPWRQKGTGRARAGTIRSPIWRGGGVTFAAKPQDHSQKVNKKMYRGAIRSILSELVRQERLIVVEKFGVEAPKTKELLVKLKEWDLTDVLIITAEVDENLFLAARNLYKVDVRDVAGIDPVSLIAFDKVLVTADAVKQIEEMLA from the coding sequence ATGGAATTGGTAATGAAAGACGCGCAAGCCGCTCTTGAAGTTTCCGAAACTACCTTCGGGCGTGAGTTCAACGAAGCTCTGGTGCATCAGGTTGTAGTAGCCTATGCAGCAGGTGCTCGTCAAGGTACTCGTGCTCAGAAGACCCGTTCCGAAGTGTCTGGCGGCGGCAAGAAGCCGTGGCGCCAAAAGGGCACTGGCCGGGCCCGTGCCGGTACCATTCGCTCTCCTATATGGCGTGGCGGTGGTGTGACTTTTGCAGCAAAACCGCAAGATCACAGCCAAAAGGTCAATAAGAAGATGTACCGCGGCGCAATCAGAAGCATTCTGTCTGAGCTGGTACGTCAAGAGCGTCTGATAGTGGTTGAGAAGTTCGGTGTGGAAGCGCCTAAAACTAAAGAACTGCTGGTCAAATTGAAAGAGTGGGATCTGACTGATGTTCTGATCATCACTGCTGAAGTTGACGAGAACTTGTTCCTCGCCGCTCGTAACCTGTACAAGGTAGACGTGCGTGATGTAGCCGGTATCGACCCAGTTTCTTTGATCGCTTTCGACAAAGTATTGGTAACTGCTGACGCAGTTAAGCAAATCGAGGAGATGCTGGCATGA
- the rplW gene encoding 50S ribosomal protein L23 — protein MIREERILKVLRAPHVSEKSTMVAERTNTIVFKVALDATKAEVKAAVEKLFEVEVKDVRSLVVKGKTKRTGNRTGRRSDWKKAYVTLKEGQDIDFIGGAE, from the coding sequence ATGATCCGTGAAGAGCGTATTTTAAAAGTTCTGAGGGCGCCGCATGTCTCTGAAAAAAGCACCATGGTTGCCGAAAGAACGAACACTATCGTGTTCAAGGTTGCACTGGATGCTACCAAAGCTGAAGTAAAAGCTGCGGTCGAGAAGCTGTTCGAAGTTGAAGTTAAAGATGTTCGCTCGTTAGTGGTGAAGGGTAAAACCAAACGCACCGGTAACCGCACAGGCCGTCGTTCCGATTGGAAGAAAGCCTACGTGACCCTGAAAGAAGGTCAAGACATCGACTTCATCGGCGGCGCCGAGTAA
- the rplB gene encoding 50S ribosomal protein L2 has product MAVIKCKPTSPGRRHVVQISNPELYKGKPFAALLEKKTRTGGRNNAGRTTSRHIGGGHKQHYRLVDFKRNKDGIPAKVERLEYDPNRTANLALLLFADGERRYILAPKGVHAGDQILSGDAAPIKAGNCLPMRNIPVGSTVHAIEMKPGKGAQIARSAGTSAQILARDGNYVTLRLRSGEVRKVLAECRATLGEVGNAEHMLRQLGKAGASRWRGIRPQTRGVAMNPIDHPHGGGEGRSSGGRHPVTPWGKPTKGAKTRKNKRTEPLVVRHRNK; this is encoded by the coding sequence ATGGCAGTTATTAAGTGTAAGCCTACTTCTCCGGGTCGCCGTCATGTAGTTCAGATCAGCAACCCGGAATTGTACAAAGGCAAGCCGTTCGCCGCCCTGCTGGAAAAGAAAACCAGAACTGGTGGTCGTAACAACGCTGGCCGTACTACCTCTCGCCACATTGGCGGTGGTCATAAGCAGCACTATCGTTTAGTTGACTTCAAACGCAACAAAGACGGTATCCCAGCTAAAGTTGAACGTTTAGAGTATGACCCTAACCGTACAGCTAACCTGGCTTTGCTGTTGTTTGCAGATGGTGAGCGTCGTTACATCTTGGCACCTAAGGGTGTTCATGCTGGCGACCAAATCCTGTCTGGCGATGCTGCACCGATCAAAGCAGGTAACTGCTTGCCGATGCGCAACATCCCAGTGGGTAGCACCGTGCATGCCATCGAGATGAAGCCTGGCAAGGGCGCGCAAATTGCACGTTCTGCTGGTACATCTGCCCAGATCCTGGCGCGTGATGGAAACTACGTAACCCTGCGTCTGCGTTCTGGCGAAGTACGTAAAGTACTGGCTGAGTGCCGTGCAACTCTGGGTGAAGTAGGTAATGCTGAGCACATGTTGCGTCAGCTGGGTAAAGCTGGTGCTTCGCGCTGGCGTGGTATTCGCCCACAGACTCGTGGTGTGGCGATGAACCCAATAGACCACCCACACGGTGGTGGTGAAGGTCGCAGTTCTGGCGGTCGTCATCCGGTTACTCCTTGGGGTAAACCGACTAAGGGTGCCAAAACCCGTAAAAATAAGCGTACTGAGCCGTTAGTAGTACGTCATCGTAACAAGTAA
- the rpsS gene encoding 30S ribosomal protein S19 — translation MPRSLKKGPFIDLHLLKKVEKAVESGEKKPIKTWSRRSMIIPNMIGLTIAVHNGRQHVPVFVSEEMIGHKLGEFAPTRTYRGHVADKKAKKR, via the coding sequence ATGCCACGTTCTCTCAAGAAAGGTCCTTTCATAGACCTGCACTTGCTGAAGAAGGTAGAGAAAGCGGTGGAAAGCGGGGAAAAGAAACCAATTAAGACTTGGTCCCGTCGTTCAATGATCATTCCGAACATGATCGGTTTGACCATCGCTGTCCATAATGGTCGTCAACATGTGCCCGTATTCGTTTCAGAAGAAATGATCGGCCACAAGTTAGGCGAATTTGCACCGACTCGTACTTATCGCGGCCATGTCGCAGATAAGAAGGCCAAGAAGCGTTAA
- the rplV gene encoding 50S ribosomal protein L22, whose product MEAIAKHRFARTSAQKARLVADQVRGLSVDKALNVLAFSPKKAAVLVKKVLESAIANAEHNEGADIDELTVAKIFVDEGPTMKRIRPRAKGRADRIMKRTSHITVVVSDR is encoded by the coding sequence ATGGAAGCTATAGCTAAACACCGCTTTGCTCGTACTTCTGCCCAGAAGGCGCGCCTGGTAGCCGATCAAGTCCGTGGTCTATCCGTAGACAAGGCTCTGAATGTCCTGGCTTTCAGCCCTAAAAAGGCTGCCGTTCTGGTTAAGAAAGTACTTGAATCTGCCATTGCTAATGCCGAGCACAATGAAGGTGCGGATATCGATGAGCTGACAGTGGCTAAGATCTTCGTTGACGAAGGTCCAACCATGAAGCGTATTCGTCCACGGGCTAAAGGCCGCGCGGACCGTATCATGAAGCGTACCAGCCACATCACTGTGGTTGTGTCCGACCGCTAA
- the rpsC gene encoding 30S ribosomal protein S3 encodes MGQKVHPNGIRLGITKPFNSTWFANTKDFADNLYSDFQVRQYLKEELKNASLSRIVIERPAKSIRVTIHTARPGVVIGKKGEDVEKLRKHIAKLAGVPAQINISEVRKPELDGQLVADSIASQLERRVMFRRAMKRAVQNAMRIGSKGIKVEVSGRLGGAEIARTEWYREGRVPLHTLRADIDYATSEAATTYGIIGVKVWIFKGEVLGGLPVVEEQAPSKPKRKGRGK; translated from the coding sequence ATGGGCCAGAAAGTACACCCAAACGGAATTCGCTTAGGGATTACCAAGCCTTTTAATTCGACCTGGTTTGCGAATACAAAGGACTTTGCTGATAACTTATACAGCGATTTTCAAGTTCGTCAGTACCTCAAAGAGGAACTGAAGAACGCATCACTGTCTCGTATCGTGATCGAGCGTCCTGCGAAGAGCATCCGTGTGACTATTCACACTGCTCGTCCAGGCGTGGTCATCGGTAAGAAAGGTGAAGACGTGGAAAAACTGCGCAAGCACATCGCCAAATTGGCCGGTGTTCCTGCACAGATTAATATTTCCGAAGTGCGTAAACCTGAGCTGGATGGTCAGTTGGTAGCGGATTCAATCGCTTCTCAACTCGAGCGCCGCGTCATGTTCCGTCGTGCTATGAAGCGTGCGGTACAGAACGCAATGCGTATCGGTTCCAAAGGCATTAAGGTGGAAGTTAGTGGTCGTTTAGGCGGCGCTGAAATCGCGCGTACCGAATGGTACCGTGAAGGTCGTGTGCCATTGCACACCCTGCGTGCCGATATCGACTACGCAACTTCTGAAGCAGCTACCACTTACGGCATCATCGGCGTAAAGGTTTGGATATTTAAAGGTGAAGTTCTCGGCGGCCTACCAGTCGTTGAAGAGCAGGCTCCATCCAAACCTAAGCGCAAAGGCCGCGGTAAGTAA
- the rplP gene encoding 50S ribosomal protein L16 translates to MLQPKRTKFRKVHKGRNRGVATTGNLISFGTFGLKATTRGRITARQIEAARRAMTRHVKRQGKIWIRIFPDKPITEKPLEVRMGKGKGNVEYWVAQIQPGRVLYEMDGVPESLAREAFALAAAKLPVRTTFVTRTVM, encoded by the coding sequence ATGTTGCAACCAAAACGTACGAAATTCCGTAAAGTCCACAAAGGCCGCAACCGCGGCGTGGCAACCACGGGTAACCTGATTTCTTTCGGTACCTTTGGTCTTAAGGCGACTACTCGCGGACGTATCACTGCTCGTCAAATCGAAGCAGCACGTCGTGCTATGACTCGTCACGTTAAGCGTCAAGGCAAAATCTGGATCCGTATTTTCCCAGACAAGCCTATTACCGAAAAGCCCCTCGAAGTTCGTATGGGTAAGGGTAAGGGTAACGTGGAGTACTGGGTAGCCCAGATCCAGCCTGGTCGCGTTCTGTATGAGATGGACGGTGTACCTGAGTCACTGGCTCGTGAAGCCTTTGCACTGGCGGCGGCTAAGTTGCCAGTTAGGACCACTTTCGTAACTCGGACGGTGATGTGA
- the rpmC gene encoding 50S ribosomal protein L29 produces the protein MKAQDLREKSVEELNQELLALLHAQFKMRIQASTGQLEQTHNIKIVRRDIARVKTVLNQKAGA, from the coding sequence ATGAAAGCACAAGATCTGCGTGAAAAGAGTGTTGAAGAACTGAACCAGGAACTGTTAGCTTTGCTGCATGCGCAATTCAAAATGCGTATCCAAGCAAGCACCGGTCAACTGGAACAGACTCACAACATTAAAATTGTACGTCGCGATATCGCACGTGTAAAAACTGTTTTGAATCAAAAGGCAGGGGCGTAA
- the rpsQ gene encoding 30S ribosomal protein S17 produces MSESNVRTVQGVVVSDKMEKSIVVAISRFVKHPIYGKYLKRTTKLHVHDENNECSTGDVVSVRECRPLSKTKSWTLVKIIERPVKA; encoded by the coding sequence ATGAGCGAATCTAACGTTCGTACCGTGCAAGGCGTAGTAGTTAGCGACAAGATGGAGAAATCCATCGTAGTAGCTATCAGCCGTTTCGTAAAACACCCGATCTACGGGAAGTATTTGAAGCGCACTACTAAGCTGCACGTGCACGATGAAAACAATGAATGTTCTACCGGTGACGTCGTGAGTGTTCGCGAATGTCGTCCGTTGTCTAAGACTAAGTCTTGGACTTTAGTAAAAATTATTGAGCGTCCGGTTAAAGCCTAA
- the rplN gene encoding 50S ribosomal protein L14 — translation MIQMQSMLDVADNSGARSVMCIKVLGGSHRRYAGIGDIIKVTVKEAIPRGKVKKGDVMNAVVVRTRKGVRRPDGSVIRFDRNAAVILNSNQQPIGTRIFGPVTRELRNEKFMKIVSLAPEVL, via the coding sequence ATGATCCAAATGCAAAGTATGCTGGACGTGGCCGACAACTCCGGTGCGCGTAGCGTAATGTGTATTAAGGTCCTGGGTGGCTCGCACCGCCGCTACGCCGGAATCGGCGACATCATCAAAGTTACTGTTAAGGAAGCAATTCCTCGCGGTAAAGTAAAAAAAGGTGATGTAATGAACGCGGTGGTCGTACGCACTCGGAAAGGCGTTCGTCGTCCGGACGGCTCAGTCATCCGTTTCGACCGCAACGCGGCCGTGATTTTAAATAGCAATCAACAGCCGATCGGAACTCGTATTTTTGGGCCTGTGACGCGCGAACTTCGCAATGAGAAGTTCATGAAGATTGTTTCACTGGCACCTGAAGTACTGTAA
- the rplX gene encoding 50S ribosomal protein L24: MAAKIRRDDEVIILTGKDKGKRGKVTKVLVEAGKVVVAGLNLNKKHQKPNPQLGQAGGIIEQEAPLDVSNVALFNSASGKADRVGFRFEDEKKVRFFKSTGELVK; this comes from the coding sequence ATGGCAGCTAAAATCCGTCGCGATGACGAAGTCATCATTCTTACCGGCAAAGACAAAGGCAAACGTGGCAAAGTCACTAAAGTTTTAGTTGAAGCTGGTAAAGTAGTAGTCGCAGGTCTTAACCTGAACAAGAAACACCAGAAGCCAAACCCACAACTGGGCCAAGCTGGCGGTATTATTGAGCAGGAAGCACCTCTCGACGTTTCAAATGTAGCGCTGTTCAACTCTGCCTCTGGCAAAGCTGACCGTGTTGGTTTCCGGTTCGAAGACGAGAAGAAAGTACGTTTCTTCAAGTCAACCGGCGAACTTGTGAAGTAA
- the rplE gene encoding 50S ribosomal protein L5, translating to MAKLHGYYNETVVKELMSQFGYTSIMQVPRIEKITLNMGVGEALADKKILDNAAADMAAISGQKPLITIARKSVAGFKIREGYPIGCKVTLRGERMWEFLERLISISIPRIRDFRGLNAKSFDGRGNYSMGVKEQIIFPEIDYDKVDRVRGMDITITTSAKSDDEGHALLAAFNFPFRK from the coding sequence ATGGCGAAACTGCATGGTTACTACAACGAAACTGTAGTAAAAGAGCTGATGAGTCAGTTCGGGTATACGTCTATCATGCAAGTCCCTCGGATTGAGAAAATCACCCTGAACATGGGTGTGGGTGAAGCTTTGGCTGATAAAAAGATCTTGGATAATGCTGCCGCCGATATGGCTGCCATTTCCGGTCAAAAGCCATTGATCACCATTGCTCGTAAATCCGTTGCTGGCTTCAAAATCCGTGAAGGCTACCCAATTGGTTGTAAAGTAACACTGCGCGGCGAGCGTATGTGGGAGTTTTTGGAGCGTTTGATTTCGATTTCCATTCCTCGAATTCGTGACTTCCGTGGCCTGAACGCTAAATCGTTCGACGGCCGTGGTAACTACTCGATGGGTGTGAAAGAGCAAATCATCTTTCCAGAGATCGATTATGACAAAGTAGATCGTGTACGTGGTATGGACATTACTATCACTACCTCTGCTAAGTCAGACGACGAAGGCCATGCTTTACTGGCAGCCTTTAACTTCCCATTCCGTAAGTAA
- the rpsN gene encoding 30S ribosomal protein S14, protein MAKQSMKAREVKRAKLAEKFSAKRFALKNTISNVNTSEEDRWDAVLKLQQLPRDASPSRQHNRCNITGRPHGFLRKFGLSRIKVRELMMKGEIPGLKKASW, encoded by the coding sequence ATGGCAAAGCAATCAATGAAAGCTCGCGAAGTCAAGCGCGCAAAGCTAGCTGAAAAATTCTCAGCGAAGCGTTTTGCACTGAAAAATACCATCTCTAACGTGAACACTTCTGAAGAAGATCGTTGGGATGCAGTGCTAAAACTGCAGCAATTGCCCCGTGACGCAAGTCCCTCTCGTCAGCATAACCGCTGCAACATCACAGGCCGTCCGCATGGTTTCCTGCGTAAATTCGGTCTGAGCCGCATTAAAGTGCGTGAGCTGATGATGAAGGGTGAAATTCCAGGCCTGAAGAAGGCTTCTTGGTAA
- the rpsH gene encoding 30S ribosomal protein S8, whose amino-acid sequence MSMQDPIADMLTRIRNGQAANKVAVTMPSSKVKTAIAQVLKEEGYIADFNVVGDVKPELEVTLKYFEGEAVVELIQRVSRPSLRIYKKRDELPKVMAGMGVAIISTSKGVMTDRAARKAGMGGEIICYVA is encoded by the coding sequence ATGAGCATGCAAGATCCGATCGCGGATATGCTAACCCGCATCCGCAACGGTCAGGCAGCCAATAAAGTGGCTGTGACCATGCCCTCTTCTAAAGTAAAAACGGCAATTGCCCAAGTACTTAAAGAAGAAGGCTATATTGCTGACTTTAACGTTGTTGGTGACGTCAAGCCTGAGCTAGAAGTGACTTTAAAGTACTTCGAAGGCGAAGCGGTTGTTGAACTGATCCAACGCGTTAGCCGCCCAAGTCTGCGCATCTATAAGAAGCGCGACGAACTGCCAAAAGTAATGGCAGGTATGGGTGTTGCTATCATTTCCACGTCTAAAGGTGTAATGACCGACCGTGCCGCGCGTAAAGCCGGTATGGGCGGTGAAATCATCTGCTACGTAGCTTAA
- the rplF gene encoding 50S ribosomal protein L6, with protein MSRIAKAPINIPAGVEVTLNGQEITVKGSKGTLNRTINAAVEISQNDNVLTFAPRENVANANAQSGTARSLVNNMVVGVTEGFERKLQLVGVGYRAQMKGNAIALSLGFSHPVEHALPEGVTAECPTQTEIVLKSADKQQIGQVAANIRAYRKPEPYKGKGVRYFGEQVRSKEAKKK; from the coding sequence ATGTCCCGTATTGCAAAGGCACCTATCAATATTCCTGCTGGCGTAGAAGTGACGTTGAATGGTCAGGAAATTACTGTCAAAGGTAGCAAGGGTACGTTAAACCGTACTATTAATGCTGCCGTTGAAATCAGCCAGAATGATAACGTGCTGACGTTTGCCCCACGTGAAAACGTAGCAAATGCTAATGCCCAGTCCGGTACTGCCCGGTCACTGGTCAATAACATGGTTGTCGGTGTTACCGAAGGCTTTGAGCGCAAGCTGCAGCTGGTTGGTGTTGGCTATCGTGCCCAGATGAAAGGCAATGCAATTGCACTGTCTCTGGGTTTCTCTCACCCGGTTGAGCATGCGCTTCCTGAAGGCGTGACGGCTGAATGTCCGACTCAGACTGAGATTGTTCTCAAGTCTGCCGACAAACAGCAGATCGGTCAGGTCGCTGCCAATATTCGTGCGTACCGCAAGCCAGAACCTTATAAAGGTAAAGGCGTTCGCTATTTCGGCGAACAGGTGCGCAGTAAAGAGGCTAAGAAGAAGTAA
- the rplR gene encoding 50S ribosomal protein L18, translating into MLKKSARIRRATKARAKMLELGATRLVVHRTPRHIYAQVIATGSTAVLASASTVEKALREQLKSTGNIDAAAVIGKAIAERALEKGVKVVAFDRSGFQYHGRVAALATAAREAGLQF; encoded by the coding sequence ATGCTCAAAAAATCAGCTCGTATCCGCCGTGCTACAAAAGCACGTGCAAAGATGCTGGAACTGGGTGCGACACGCCTTGTGGTTCACCGTACTCCGCGTCACATCTATGCCCAGGTTATTGCAACTGGTAGTACCGCCGTGTTGGCTTCTGCGTCTACCGTAGAAAAAGCATTGCGCGAACAGTTGAAATCAACTGGCAATATTGATGCCGCAGCAGTTATCGGTAAAGCAATCGCTGAACGCGCTCTTGAAAAAGGCGTTAAAGTTGTCGCTTTTGACCGTTCCGGTTTCCAATATCACGGTCGCGTAGCTGCATTAGCTACCGCTGCACGTGAAGCTGGTCTTCAGTTCTAA